GCATGGGCAAAACGGtcatttatgttatttatgaGGTGATACATATATGAGCAGGGTCATGTCATCTTATGAAAGTAATGTTAGCAAACCGTCCATTTGTTTGTACAATGTAcaaaaactattaaattttagtTAAAATAATGCAGTCAAAGTAAACAAAGACACATAAATAAAAGTGCATTTCATGATTCATCAAAACACACATACAAACAtccataaaataaatttttttttagttGATAACTATGTAATACTAATTTAAAATCCAAAACATAATTTTCAAGAAAGTATTTGAGTTCCTAAAATGGAATGCTATTTAGTTAGATAATAAAATGGCAAAATATTTTTTAAGAGAGCACACAATACACACAGAAACAAAAATAGAACACACATACTTTCATTTTATATGTTcaattttgtttattatagcatcattTTTtgtaaatttacaaaaaaaaaaaggttcTTAACACACGAATTGACAGAAAGTGTCCctgtaaaataaattaaatatcagAAAAAGTTCCCTAAGTTATAACTTTTTCATACACAGATTATGTTTTCAAAAGTGCAATGTTATAGTTGGTATATTATTGtattacaataaatataatatttcaaaagtataatgctatagtTGGTATATTTTTTAAGCAAGTTGTTGCAACAGAAACAAATTAAATCCATATTGGTATAATTAttcaaaagtacaatgctatacttGGTTTATTATCTTGGTTTATTGTTACAGTTTTACCCTTTGAAAGTATAATAGCTCCTGTATGAAACTTTAGGTCAAGAAACCAATAAAACTTGAAGTAATCTAAACAATTATAATTCGGTATATTTGTAAAAATATAGtagtatattatttttttttataaatttggtAGATATATATGAAGGGTAAAATTACAGTTTTACCCTTTGAAAGTGTTATCCTacttgatttataaaacaaaatatatacTATATATCtatgaaagtaggatgttattcataaaaaaaaattatgtatcaTGCTATATTTATGAAGTTTTACAAATTATAAGAATGTACTTTGAAACTATAGCAACatcatttatagtttttatttatgtGTATTATTTATAGCAGCAAACTTTCATTTTATATGTTCAGTTTTGACAATTATAGCATCATTTTCTGTACATTTACAAAAGAGGTCCTCAATACTATTAGTAGAACATAACATATCTCCatatatatttgtatttattGTAAATTGATTGTGATTAGCAATTTCCTAGAATATCTCTTTGTATATCCCTGTAATCTCTCCTATTTCTGCTGTATATATTGAGGGCTCCTCATATCAATAAGATCATCAAGATTCATAGATTCACACTAAAAACCAGTAATTTACCTAATTGATTAATCTTAAATACATGCTCACGATTATTTTCATTCACAGAGATTCCAAAATTCAGAGAAGAAGAAAAATTTCTTGAATATCTTCAAGTCGCCTACTGTTTTTGCTTTAAggtatgtttttaaaattgatGTGCTGTTATTATTATTCATTGTTTTTTTCTTTAAGTCGACTTATATCTTCTTCTTTCTTAATCGATTTGTCATTGTTATCAACCCGTTCGTTTATCTGTCACGTTGTGTGTGTATGATCTATGTATCTGCTTCATTATTATCGATATATACTTTTGTATCTGCTTCATTACTATTAATCTATCTAATTCTATTTGTCACTGTTATCAATCCGTTTTTGTATCTCTTACATAGTGTATCTCTTACTGTAAGTTGTATCTATCATCATCAGCAACAATGAACAGGAGCATCATCTGTGTGATAAAAAGTTATAActtaggttttttttttaaatttacatGGACAATGTCTATATGTTAGTGTATTTTTGAATCTATGAATCTTGATGATCTTATTGATATGAGGAGCCCTCAATATATACAGCAGGAATAGGAGAGATTACAGGGATATACAAAGAGATATTCTAGGAAATTGCTAATCACAATCAATTTACaataaatacaaatatatatGGAGATATGTTATGTTCTACTAATAGTCCCCCGTAGTCGAAACTATAGTTGGTCGGATGGAGAGACTGGATCGGAAGCGAGTGAAAAGTTGACGAGGTAATCcctttgtgaagatatcagcaTATTGGTAATCTGCCGGAACATGGAGAACTCGAAGAGAACCCATGCGAACTTTTTCTCGGACAAAGTGAATATCAATTTCAACATGTTTTGTGCGTTGGTGTTGCACGGGGTTTTGTGTGAGATAAACGGCTGAGAGATTGTCACAATAAATGATTGTGGCTTGGCGTACTGGAAGGTGTAACTCGAGAAGCAAGTTTCGTATCCAAGTTGTTTCAGCTGCAGTGTTTGCGACCCCTTTGTATTCTGCCTCAGCACTAGAACGAGAGATTGTGGGTTGACGTTTAGATGACCAAGAGACCAGGTTATCACCGAGGAAGACACAATAGCCAGAAGTGGAGCGTCGGGAATCCGGGCACCCTCCCCAATCTGCATCAGAATATGCAGTAAGTTTAGCAGATTTAGAAGGAGTGATGTATAGACCGTGGTTGCTGGTTCCTTTGAGATACCGCAAAATGCGTTTGAGAAAATTGAAGTGTGGTTCACGTGGATTATGCATGAAGAGACACACTTGTTGGACAGCATATGCGATATTTGGTCGTGTGAAAGTGAGATATTGGAGAGCACCAGCTAAGCTGCGGTAGAGAGAGGGGTCGGGCATTGGTTGGCCAGCAGTGAGGCTAAGCTTGGAGCCTGTGTCGGTAGGAGTGGTACTTGGTTTGCAGTTTTGCATGTTGGCACGTGTTAAGATGTCGTTGATGTATTGAgcttgagagagaaagagaccACCATTTTGATGTTGAACTTGGATGCCGAGGAAGTGATGAAGTTGGCCGAGGTTAGTCATAGCGAATTCTTTAGACAATAGGCCAATGAAACGCCGAAGAAGGGATTCACTTGAGGCAGTGAGGAcgatgtcatctacatacaataaaAGATATGCCATTTGGTGTCCATGCTTGTAGACAAAAAGGGAGCTGTCACTGGTGGTGCTTTTAAATACACATGTTTGGATGCATGTTGCAAATCTTTGGTACCAAGCTCGTGGGGCCTGTTTAAGACCGTATAATGATTTCCGTAAGCGGCAAACCTGTGTTGGGTTTTTGGTATCGACAAACCTGGGTGGCTGGAACATATAGATAGTTTCATTTAAGTTCCCATGTAGGAATGCATTCTTTACATCTAGCTGGTGAATAGGCCAAGATCGTGACACAGCAAGGCTAAGAACTGTTCGTATCGTGGTGGGTTTTACCACAGGACTAAAGGTCTCATCACAGTCGACGCCTACTTGTTGGCTTTTCCCATTGATGACTAGGCGTGCTTTTGTATCTTTCAAGAGTCCCATCGCATGAAACTTGTGCCGAAATagccacatacaacatataacatGAGCATCGTTTGGTCGAGGCACTAGATCCCACGTGTGATTGTCTATTAAAGCCTTGTATTCGTTGGTCATAGCTGAGTGCCAGTTAGGATCAGatattgccattttataggattTGGGTAGGGGAGAAATGGTTGGGTCAGTGGAAGTGGTGAGAAGGTTGAATGGGGTTTTAGGTTTTGTGATTCCGGCTTTGGAGCGTGTTGTCATGGTGTGGGTGGAGGTAGGAGGAGGGGGGTTTGATGGGGGATGTGGTGGCCGTCTGGAATATGTGATGGGGAAGGATGTGGTGTTTGTTGTGGATGGAGATATGGGATTTACTGGGGTTGTTTTAGGCGAATGATTTTCGTGTGGTTGAGTGGTTGTTGGAGCTTCAGTGTCGGGGCTGGGGTTGGGGTCGTGTGAAGGTGAAGAGGTAGGTTGAGTAGGGGATTGAAGAGTTTGATATATAATGGGTGAGGGATTGGTGTCTAGGAATGAATAATTAGGTTGCGGGTTTGGAGTAGAGAAAGGGAATGATGTTTCATCAAATGTGACGTGACGAGAAAGGAGGATCTTGCCAGTGGATAAGTCAAGGCATCGATAACCCCAATAGTTGGTCGGGTATCCGAGGAACACACAGGTGGTGGATTTAGGGAAGAGTTTATGTGGGCGGGTGGCAGTGAGGTTGGGGTAGCATGCACAGCCGAAGACCCGTAGGTGGTCATATGTAGGGTGTTTTTGGTAGAGTGCGGAAGTTGGAGTGTGGAAGTTGAGTAGTTTGGTGGGTAAGATGTTGTGAAGGTAGGTAGTTGTATGAAGGGCGTCAACCCAAAATGTAGGTGGGAGGGAAGCATGGGTAAGAAGAGTGAGCATGAGTTCGTTGATACGGCGAATCATGCGTTCAGCTTTCCCATTTTGTTGGGAGGTGTATGGGCAAGAGAAGTGGATATGAAGGCCGCTGGTTGAGTCGAATTGGTGGAAGTGGTGGTTGTCAAATTCGCCTCCTTTGTCACACTGGAAAGTTTTTATATGTTTGTGGAATTGTGTTTGGATGAATTTGTGAAagtgtttgaatttgtcataggtTTCAGATTTAAATTTTAAAGGAAAGACCCATGTATAGTGTGTGTGGTCATCAATAATTAGAAGATAATATTTATGGCCACTTTTGCTTGGTAAGGGAGAGGTCCATAAGTCGGCATGGATGAGATCAAATGGTTGAAGTGTGGTTGATGTGGAGTCAGTGAATGGGAGTCTTTTGTGTTTGGCTAGTTGACATGAGTTACATACAAATGAATGATCAAGTTTATTGCAAGAAATAATTTTATTAGAACTAAGGAAGTCCATTACATGATGGCCCGAATGTCCGAGTCTGTTATGCCAAAACAAGGAATTAGAGGAAACAAAAAAAGATAAATTTGTTGGAGTGTTGATTGGGTAAAGATCCTCGGAGCTATTGTGCCTCGTCAGTAGTTTCCCACTCTTGTAGTCCTTCACAGATAAACCATAAGGGTCAAATTCGACAGATACGAGATTATCTCGGGTGAATTTACGAACGGAAACGAGGTTTTTAATTATACCGGGTGTGTGTAAAATGTCTTTAAGGTGGATGGGCTTAGTGGGGTAAGGTAAGGTCGAATGACCTGATCCTAATACCGGCACTCGATTTCCATTCCCaacaaaaacatatttaataGATGACACAGAAGGGGTAGAAATTTTACCTGCATCCGCAGTAAGATGAGTGGTGGCGCCTGTATCCATGTACCACTGATTGTCATTTCGCTCCAAAGTCATGGTGTTAAAAGCCGCTCCAAGTTCTGTTGGTTCAAGAGGATTGATATCTGTAAGATGAGCCTGATGTGCATTGCTAGTCTGGTTATTGGGTTGGCGATTTTGTGGGTTGTTCCATGGAGAAGCCCATCCGGGCATAGTTGGATAAGGACAAGGAGGTGTAGTCCACCAGGGGGCAGCAGCCCAATAAGGTATTTGTAAGGGATTGGGCCATTGAGATCTGGGTGGATTAGGTTGAGATCCACGCGGATTAGAAGAAGAGGTGTGTCGTTGATTTGAGGTTGGGTTGCCAGGTCTATGAGTAGAAGGACGTCGCTGTGGTTGTCGGCGATTTGGGGCAGAAGTATCACGCCGATTGGGATAATTGGGAGGGGGATTTGATGGCTCGTGGGTGACAGCAGCAACGACATCGGCAGGGGATAGAGAATCTCGAGCATGTTGACGTTGGTGCTCAAGCTGAAGCATAGAGCACGCAGTCTCCCATGGGGGCAGAGTTTGATTGACATACGCACCGACCGGGTCGTATTCAGTGGGAAGGCCTCGAACAAGCTGAAGTACGAGGCGTTTTTCATTCACCGGACAATCAACACCGTTGAGTTGATCAGCGAGTTCTTTCAATCTTTAACAATAATCTTCAAGAGAGGGCATCGCACGAAGAGTCAAGTTGTTGAATTCATGTTCAAGATCAGCAGCCCTAGAACCTTTGTTATTGAGAAAAATATTCTGTATTCTGGTCCAAGCTTCGTAAGCTATTGAATCTGGTTCAAGAACACGGGTGAGGAGATCGTCTGAGAGTGTCCCGTAGATCCATTGAAGAACAATGGCGTCAATCTCAGACCAAGACTCATAGTCTTCATCTGTTTTGGCTGGGGGTGTGGTTCCATCAATGTGGGAGAGGACCTTGTATCCACAAGCATGAAGTTTGAAAAGCTTAACCCAAGAGGAGTAGGTTACCTTCTTTCCATCCAGGATTCTGACTTTGTTTTGAATGTTTGCAACAATGTAAACGGGATGGATGATTTTGGTGGTGTTAGGATCGGTTTTGTCACCCATAGGGAAAGGGTAATGACTTGTTGGGAGAGAAGGTGGAGACTACACAGCCGTAGTTGTTGCAGAAGGTTCAGAGACAGTACTTGGCTCTTAGCTTGATACCATGTGAATCTATGAATCTTGATGATCTTATTGATATGAGGAGCCCTCAATATATACAGCAGGAATAGGAGAGATTACAGGGATATACAAAGAGATATTCTAGGAAATTGCTAATCACAATCAATTTACaataaatacaaatatatatGGAGATATGTTATATTCTACTAATATTTAGGAATTGATAAGCATCATATATTCAAAAGATATGTTTatcttttgaaattaaatattgattatttactTTCCATTTTTTTAATGTTGTAGAAAGAAGTCAATTTCACGTCTAGATTTTTAGGCATCGATTGGTTACTTGAAGGGCAATATCGGAAATTAACATTATGACAAAGATTGGGAAAAATCGAATGGGGGGTCGCTATTTGACTGCCACGTGGACAATTTGTAcctatttattagaataggggataaaataaaataaaataaattcattTTAAGTGAAGCTTTAAAAATTCATtaaagttttattattaaatttgatTGCTTTACTTCCAACCACATGTACGAGCGATTACAATTCATTTGCGATTCCTTTGAATTATTTCATCGCTTCCAAAATCATCATGTGAAAAAAACATCCTTTAAATTTCTCAATTATATGTTTTAAGTCCCGGGTACTAGTccaaacataaaaattaaaaaaaaaaaaaaaggtgcaAAAACAAAGTTAACTACAAGAAAAAGAACAACATAGTTTtactatttgtttattatagcaacCTACATTCATTTATTTTGTAACAATTTTGTATTTTGAAGAATTTACACAATTATAACAACGTAATCCAAGTATAAAATGATTTTCATTGTTATAACATGGTATATTATAGATTATTCAAATAGAAAAATAGACAGTACAATGTTATTATTGGTTAGCTTTTTTATTAGTACAAtgtctttataaaaaaaaataataaacgaACGGAATTATGTAAAGGAAATAAAGTAAGCAAAACGTAAATGAAAATATGCtgctatttttcattttaaactaataaattaCATTGTTGCTTTAATACATTTCATTACTGATATTGATAAATTACATTGTTGCTTTAATTAACCATATGAAAATATATAGTGCTATTCATCATATCTTATATTGAAATCAAAACTGATAGTTCAAAATAAACATTCTTAATCGGTATAAGAACCATTTTTCTAATTATAATATTGATAACATTATGAAAATATCATTATCTATATATCTGAATCTCATCCTAAAACAACCTTTTATTGTATAATGGAGTACTAATAAAAACACTATTTGTGCATGATACATCTACTACAAAAGTAATTTAAATACTCCTTAACCACCACATTGGATCTTTTCACCATCACGTGAGTTACTTATCGCCAACCACGTGCAATCCTCAAACGAGCATTTTTCCTCACCTTTTGGCCACTCAACGTCCTTGGGCTTCATAAACTTAGGACCCCAACACGGCGTTCCATCTTCATACGAGTTATGTGTCAATCTGGTCAACTCCGAACCATCCAATTTCATAGTAAATATATCTCCATACGGTTGATAGTGATGTGGATTGGATATTGGTTCTGCTGAAACAGCCGCATAATCCGAAGTGAATACAATGTACTTTCCATTCGGACTGAACCATGGGTGGTTTGTACGTCCAAACGAACCACTATGGATCAGCTGTCGGAGCCCGGTCCCATTCGGGTGGACCATATACAGTGCGAAACTACCCGAACCAGGGTTATGACGGTCTGACGCAAATGCAATGTTGTCCCCATCTGGAGACCAATTACACATTGTGTCAGACCATGGTCCATTGGTCAATTGGGTGAGACCACCTTTTTCACCTTCAAGGGCATTCATGATGTACAAGTTCTTATGGCCTGATCGACCCGACCTAAAAACAATATATTTTCCATCGGGTGAAACCGACGGAAACGCGTTGTTTTGTCCACCGAATGTGAGTTTTGTAAAAGTCGGTTCATCTTTATCAACTTCTACTGCGAATATATCAACGTCAGTGGCCTCACTCGCAAAGGTGGGTCCGATGCTTGTGTAGACCACCCCTTTGCGGGTGGGGTTCCAGGCTGTTGAAAATGCAGTAATATCTGGGGCAATCTCTCGATGATCCGACCCGTCACTGTTAACCACGTAAAGACCTGGTAAACGCACATAAGCGATTTGATTTCCATCGGGTGAAAATGAAGGAAATGATCCGTCTATTCGGAATAGGGAAATCCGGGGTTTTGGGGTTTGGATATTTTCAAGAAACATGTCATTATTTATCACCTCACTATTGCTTCCCGACCCTCTACATTTGTGATAACCGACCCGGGATGAATCTGGTGATATAAATGGATTATAGTGATTGGCCCGTGGAGCAATTGACCGGGTCAAGTCCTTAAATGAACCAGAAACGATGTCGTACAGCTCTATATGACGGTAATCTGAACCGGGTCTCCTGGTTGCTACTGCAATAATATTCTTCTTGGTTACTGAAGCAGCTGGGGTGAACGCGTGGAGACCCGGTGGAGTGACTCGTTGAGTCGTCACCGAGTTAACCGTGAAGAGCTTATTTTTTGGAAGAATCGCCATATAAATGCTCCACCACCCATCGTCACTCTGCCGGTGGAAGAAAAACGTCGACTCATCTGCCCAACTCGGCCAACCACCGTGCTCCACCACCTTGACTCGTCTTGACCCGTCCTGAGTCAAGAAAACATATATATCCGTATCGAGTTCCTGCACCTCCCCACCCCAACCTTTTTCTCCGGAAGAAGCCACCGCCGTCCACAAACCCGACGGAGACACAGCCGGGCTGAAATCGGCTACTCCTTGAGGTGTTAACCGGCGAGTTACCTTGGTTGACAGCTGAGTCGAGTAAACCGCAGCCCAACTCGTCCGACCCACACCTGTTTCCTCATGAGTCGACACGTATACCAAGAAATCACCCACCAGACTCGGCCTATCTTTCATCGAAATCCGTCCGCCGCTGCCTCCCACGAGACGGTGTTGGTAACGAGTTAACTCAGCTTCAAGGACCGAACGTTTTCTGGTGCTGTCCACACCAGAGTGATAAATTGAGTCGAGATAGATGGAGGATGATCCGTTGCGTTCAGTGACATAGACGAGGTGGGTGGATTGTGGGTCAACAAAGGTAGGATTAGTTATGGGATTTCCATTGAAGGAGGAGGCGAAGTAGCCATTGAAATTGACGGAGTTGCCATCGGTAAGTTGGATTTCAGTGCCAGTGGTGTCAATTGGGAGGGAGAATATATCGAAGGCATACCTTGATCGGCCGAGTGTAGTGAAGATGATGCTGGTAGCAGGGTCAGCTGCGATCGAGTCGTTGATGAAGAAGATGACGAGGAAGATGATAAGATGCGGGGATTTCATGTTTGGGGTTCGCACTTTGCTGTGGGCAAGTGACAGTGGGAATAGTGTAATAGTGGCCATCTTATCCGAGAGGAATTATCTGGTTCTAATAAAATTTGTTGCATAATAATATACTGAATATTATTGATTTTTCGGTTTTTAGGTAATTAATTTGTCATGTCACGACCATTTATTTATAAATATCATGTTGGACACcaataagatttttttttgttaactcTTTGACTGTATATAGGTACTATTAGGTAGaggtattttcattttttagGTACATTCTGTCGttctcaaaacatattatcatttaatttaattatcattTTAATGAATAAGTTAAAAAgactaaaagaaaacaaaaatagcTACTTTTTTGAGAAATCCGATTAAATGAACCCAACCAGAAACAGAAAATTCTTTTACGAGAAGGTGTATTAAAGGTGTATTATACTATTATATTTCCTTCCATATTAGATATCGATAGAATCCATCCCCCATGGTCTAAACTCTAAACTCTAGTTCTCGAAGATCATCCAAGAGGGGTAACACTTTGTCTCTTTTGTTTATTTTGCAGAAATTCTACCTTACTTCTATGCTACACAATTGCATCGCAGTACTATCGTCTTGTTATTCATCATCCTCAATCTCCATCGTCGATATCGCTTCTGGGATCTGTAAGAAATTCTCGTGTTTATAAAATGTAATCCCAAGTCTCCCACCCCGCCTTGAATCAGTTCTTGGCAGGATTCTTCCTCTAAAAATCATCCCCACACACACGAACACGATAAGTATGAACATGAACATGGGTTCAACAACAGCTCAGCAGAAGAAAACCCTACACTCGATGCTAGCAAGCAAGCTCAATAACCTCACAATTCCGCCATCATCAACTGATCAAGACTTCGATTTTGCCGATGTATTTGGCCCTAATTCATCATCTTCAACTAATCCTAATCCTAACCCTAACCTCTTCATAGGGGATCCCCAAATTATCCACAATCGATCCCACTCCTTCATTGGCCCTTCCCCTCGTTACACCCTCTCCAAATCCCTTGCTTTTCACCATGAGTTTGATCTCGAGAGCTCCGGAGAAGACGACGATCTAATCAAAGTCGAGAAAGAGGAGGAATACGAAGTTGAAGGGAAGGGTAGACTAGATTACAAGATCGTACCTGGGGATTTTGAAATAATGAGGGTTATTGGTAAAGGGTCTTTTGGCAAGGTATTTCAGGTGAGAAGGAAGGATAGGAGCGTGATTAATGGTGAGGGCGAGGCTGTGATTGGGGATGGGATATTCGCCATGAAAGTTATGCGGAAGGACACAATCATAAAAAATAATCATGTTGATTATATGAAGGCTGAAAGGGATATACTAACTAAAGTAGTTCATCCTTTCATTGTTCAGCTTCGTTATTCTTTTCAGGTACTCACTTTTGTTCTTATTTTcaggattttttttttcattgaaTCTTTGACATCATAGCACATTTGACATTTTCCATCTGGTGGTTGTTTTAGTTAAAAGATGTTTTGGTAATCTTTATTAAGCTTTTGTTCTATTGGAAGATGCTTGTCTCAATTATGTAGGGAAAGATGCAAATCATGCAATGAATAGTAAATGTTTGAGTCAAAACACTGATGACCATTGGTCCATTTTTGCCATCAATAGGTTTTAGTTTGTTTTTCAGATAAATTTGATCACAAATGACCTTATTCACCCCCACATCATTACAAAAGCTCCCTAGATGTCCCACAACCTTATAGCTTTAACTGAAAACTTGAAGCATGATAAAGTGTCTTCTACCCATTCATGATGTAAAAATTACTTTAAATCTTTGATATAAGGACTGAATGAGTGCTGTATAAAAAAAAAGTCTGTTTCTTTTTTTGACTGAATGAACAGTttgaatatgaaaaaaaaaaaaaaaaaaaaaaaaaaaaaaaaaaaaaaaaaccaattttACCCTTCTATCTAAAAGTGATGCTTATTTATTCGAGATTTTTCATAAAATGAATTTGTAAATGACCACaataaaaaaagttttaaaaaaaaataaatattttctttGGTATATAATTCCCTCAAAAGATTTGGAATGCAAAAAAGCACAAATGACAAAAATTTTGGTTATTGATTTTTTGTGAACTATTGTTTGTTTTATATGCTCCACATATTTTAAAAAGAAGACATGTAGCTTTAAAGGAAGTGTATATCAGTCCTTTACACAAATGAGGGACGATTGGAATTGAGTTCCATGACTTTAAGAAAAGTTAATTTCGTACTCAATTGCAACCAAAAACAGGAACCGGAATGGAATTGAATTCCAATTCCAACATAAACCCTTGAACCTGATCCTTttcatttgttaatttattaattatacttTTTTGGTTTCTTTTTTCTTGCAGACAAAAACAAAGCTGTATTTGATCCTGGATTTTATAAACGGAGGCCATCTTTTCTTTCACTTATACCGACAAGGAATCTTCAGGTACGCATTGATTATTtgtttataataatttatttacatttcaatttttataaaaaataataattattattattattgttgaatTTGAATGTTGGGTAGTGAGGATCAAGCAAGGGTGTATACTGCTGAGATAGTATCTGCTGTTTCACATCTTCACCAGAATGGAATTGTGCACCGAGACCTTAAACCTGAAAACATACTCATGGATGCTGATGGCCATGTATCTACTAATTCTAATTTCCATTAATTAATTTccttaaaaaattaaaaagtaattattattatttatggtttcaggttaTGCTGACTGATTTTGGTCTGGCAAAGGAGATTGATGAATCAAGCAGATCAAACTCAATGTGTGGGACCACAGAATACATGGCTCCTGAAATATTACTTTCTAAAGGCCATAACAAAAATGCAGATTGGTGGAGTGTTGGAATACTCTTGTATGAAATGCTAACTGGGaaggtaaaaaaaaatttattattttattattttattattttatatagttGGAttgtaattgtaaatttttgtaaTGATGTTATTATGTTCAGCCACCGTTTACTCATTCAAACAGAAAGAAACTTCAGGAGAAGATCATCAATGAAAAAGTGAAGCTCTTACCACGATTAAGTGGTGAAGCTCACTCTTTGCTCAAAGGAGTAAGTGAAGCTATAAATATAATTTGGTAAATTTTTCATAATACAAattaaaaatatgttttgttttgtttagtTGTTGCAGAAGGATCCTTTAATGAGGTTGGGAAGTGGAGCGAGAGGAGGTGATGATATTAAAAGCCATAAATGGTTTCGGACAATAAACTGGAAGAAATTGGAGTTGAGAGAGTTGCAACCAAAGTTCAAGCCAGATATCAGTGGAGAAGATTGCACTGAAAATTTTGACAAATGTTGGACAGGAATGCCCCTGGATGACTCACCAGCTCCTACACCAACAGCGGGTGAACATTTCCATGGTTACACCTACGTGGCACCTAACCCTTGGCTTTCATCTCCTCCTAACCAACCAACCCCTCAAGATTTGTGAATTTGTCGATTTGCCCCCTTCTCAATTTAACGTGAAGAAACAAGTGTCATTTCATCATGTGGATTGATGCAAAAATGGAATCTTTTTATCTTTAGACTTTTCTTTTAATCAAAGTTGTCCCACATGCTTGTACTTAATTAAATACATAATATTCGTAAGTGTAATTCAACAAAAacaattaattaatcaatttacttACTCCCCAATCCAGTCAAATC
The genomic region above belongs to Lactuca sativa cultivar Salinas chromosome 4, Lsat_Salinas_v11, whole genome shotgun sequence and contains:
- the LOC111877920 gene encoding serine/threonine-protein kinase AtPK1/AtPK6, which encodes MNMNMGSTTAQQKKTLHSMLASKLNNLTIPPSSTDQDFDFADVFGPNSSSSTNPNPNPNLFIGDPQIIHNRSHSFIGPSPRYTLSKSLAFHHEFDLESSGEDDDLIKVEKEEEYEVEGKGRLDYKIVPGDFEIMRVIGKGSFGKVFQVRRKDRSVINGEGEAVIGDGIFAMKVMRKDTIIKNNHVDYMKAERDILTKVVHPFIVQLRYSFQTKTKLYLILDFINGGHLFFHLYRQGIFSEDQARVYTAEIVSAVSHLHQNGIVHRDLKPENILMDADGHVMLTDFGLAKEIDESSRSNSMCGTTEYMAPEILLSKGHNKNADWWSVGILLYEMLTGKPPFTHSNRKKLQEKIINEKVKLLPRLSGEAHSLLKGLLQKDPLMRLGSGARGGDDIKSHKWFRTINWKKLELRELQPKFKPDISGEDCTENFDKCWTGMPLDDSPAPTPTAGEHFHGYTYVAPNPWLSSPPNQPTPQDL
- the LOC111877895 gene encoding uncharacterized protein LOC111877895, with product MGDKTDPNTTKIIHPVYIVANIQNKVRILDGKKVTYSSWVKLFKLHACGYKVLSHIDGTTPPAKTDEDYESWSEIDAIVLQWIYGTLSDDLLTRVLEPDSIAYEAWTRIQNIFLNNKGSRAADLEHEFNNLTLRAMPSLEDYC
- the LOC111877919 gene encoding uncharacterized protein LOC111877919 → MATITLFPLSLAHSKVRTPNMKSPHLIIFLVIFFINDSIAADPATSIIFTTLGRSRYAFDIFSLPIDTTGTEIQLTDGNSVNFNGYFASSFNGNPITNPTFVDPQSTHLVYVTERNGSSSIYLDSIYHSGVDSTRKRSVLEAELTRYQHRLVGGSGGRISMKDRPSLVGDFLVYVSTHEETGVGRTSWAAVYSTQLSTKVTRRLTPQGVADFSPAVSPSGLWTAVASSGEKGWGGEVQELDTDIYVFLTQDGSRRVKVVEHGGWPSWADESTFFFHRQSDDGWWSIYMAILPKNKLFTVNSVTTQRVTPPGLHAFTPAASVTKKNIIAVATRRPGSDYRHIELYDIVSGSFKDLTRSIAPRANHYNPFISPDSSRVGYHKCRGSGSNSEVINNDMFLENIQTPKPRISLFRIDGSFPSFSPDGNQIAYVRLPGLYVVNSDGSDHREIAPDITAFSTAWNPTRKGVVYTSIGPTFASEATDVDIFAVEVDKDEPTFTKLTFGGQNNAFPSVSPDGKYIVFRSGRSGHKNLYIMNALEGEKGGLTQLTNGPWSDTMCNWSPDGDNIAFASDRHNPGSGSFALYMVHPNGTGLRQLIHSGSFGRTNHPWFSPNGKYIVFTSDYAAVSAEPISNPHHYQPYGDIFTMKLDGSELTRLTHNSYEDGTPCWGPKFMKPKDVEWPKGEEKCSFEDCTWLAISNSRDGEKIQCGG